A region from the Triticum urartu cultivar G1812 chromosome 1, Tu2.1, whole genome shotgun sequence genome encodes:
- the LOC125524470 gene encoding F-box/LRR-repeat protein 13-like, producing MEPTGRSTKRMRPAPPDIHQSTPGPAETTDLEATTAGRTQHPPPGAGRDGGEGSPDRISDLPDAVLGEIIFLLPTKDGARTQALASRWRHLWRASPLNLDCRGLSGNFPGAILSAHGGPVHRLCLPSLLLQYRADVAGTWLRSPSLDKLQELEFYLELPITYRFSFSRLQLLQPPPASIFRFSSTLRVATISQCHLPDNTVETLQFPLLKKLALVEVKISEGSLQSIITSGCPALESLLLRTSFDIRGLRINSPILKSIGVHSRFVELIIQDAPSLERLLCLRMDMRMRVSVISAPRLATLGYISQDSPDSKIMFGSTVIQRLCVVSLTMVVRTVKILAVHMNFNLDMVIELMKCFVCLEKLYMKIQTDSPAGTNFWRHKHRNFITSQDIRLKTLVLGHYRGIQAQVNFVTFFILNAKLLESIRLEVDSRDYNDGFFAEQCRMLQMEKRVSRGAQLCVTTGSHNDVSSTVDLSDLDLVDPFTCRC from the exons ATGGAGCCGACCGGCCGGAGTACCAAGAGGATGAGACCCGCGCCACCCGACATCCACCAATCGACGCCAGGTCCAGCGGAGACGACCGATCTGGAAGCCACGACCGCGGGGAGAACCCAACACCCGCCGCCGGGAGCTGGGAGAGATGGCGGCGAGGGGTCGccggaccgcatcagcgatcttcCCGACGCGGTCCTCGGCGAGATAATCTTCCTCCTCCCCAccaaggacggcgcccgcactCAAGCCCTCGCGTCCCGGTGGCGCCACCTCTGGCGCGCCTCCCCTCTCAACCTCGACTGCCGGGGCCTCTCCGGCAACTTCCCCGGCGCCATACTCTCCGCCCACGGGGGCCCCGTCCACCGCCTCTGCCTCCCGTCGCTCCTCCTCCAGTACAGAGCCGATGTGGCAGGCACCTGGCTCCGCTCCCCCTCCCTGGACAAGCTCCAGGAGCTCGAGTTCTACCTAGAGCTGCCAATAACATACAGATTTTCGTTCTCAAGGTTACAGCTGCTGCAACCACCGCCGGCGTCCATCTTCAGGTTCTCGTCCACTCTCCGCGTTGCCACCATCAGTCAGTGCCATCTCCCGGACAATACTGTGGAGACGCTTCAGTTTCCCCTGCTCAAGAAGCTTGCGCTCGTGGAGGTCAAAATCTCGGAGGGCTCGCTGCAGAGCATCATCACCTCCGGCTGCCCTGCCCTGGAAAGCTTGTTGCTCAGGACTAGTTTTGACATCCGTGGTCTCAGGATCAACTCCCCTATCCTTAAAAGTATAGGCGTTCATTCTAGGTTTGTAGAACTCATCATTCAGGATGCTCCTTCACTTGAAAGATTGCTCTGTCTGAGAATGGATATGAGAATGCGAGTGTCAGTAATCTCCGCACCTAGACTGGCGACCTTGGGTTACATTTCTCAGGATTCACCGGACTCCAAAATCATGTTTGGCTCCACAGTTATTCAG AGATTGTGCGTTGTTAGCCTGACAATGGTGGTGCGTACTGTCAAGATCTTGGCTGTCCATATGAATTTTAATCTGGATATGGTTATTGAGTTGATGAAATGCTTTGTATgcctggagaagttgtatatgaAG ATTCAGACAGATTCACCAGCAGGAACAAATTTCTGGCGTCATAAACACCGGAATTTTATCACATCTCAGGACATTCGTTTGAAGACCTTAGTGCTAGGGCATTACCGAGGCATCCAGGCACAAGTTAACTTTGTCACATTCTTCATACTGAATGCGAAACTGCTAGAGTCCATCCGACTTGAGGTTGATTCCAGGGATTACAATGACGGATTTTTCGCAGAACAATGTAGGATGCTTCAGATGGAGAAAAGGGTTTCTAGAGGTGCTCAGCTCTGTGTTACAACAGGTTCTCACAATGATGTTTCGAGCACCGTTGACCTCAGTGATTTGGATTTGGTTGATCCATTCACATGTAGATGTTGA